From Candidatus Obscuribacterales bacterium:
CGATCGCCTCTGATGGTAAAGCCCTAGGCAAAGCCTTCAAATCCCTCACCAAGACCCTCATGCGTCGCCAAATCGTTGACGATAAGGTGCGGGTGGATGGACGGAAACTCGACGAAGTTCGTCCCATCCAATGTCGGACAGGGCTCTTGCCATCGCGGGTGCATGGCAGCGGCTTGTTCCAGCGCGGGCTCACTCAGGTGATGTCTATTGTCACCCTAGGAACGCCCGGCGACGCCCAGGAAATGGACGATCTCCATCCCGATGGCAAGAAGCGCTACCTGCACCACTACAACTTCCCCCCCTACTCCGTGGGTGAAACCCGCCCGATGCGATCGCCAGGACGGCGGGAAATTGGTCACGGTGCCTTGGCAGAACGGGCCCTCATTCCCGTACTTCCCCCCAAGGAAGAGTTTCCCTACGTGATTCGGGTGGTCTCGGAAGTGCTGTCCTCCAACGGTTCTACCTCCATGGGTTCCGTTTGTGGATCGACTCTAGGCTTAATGGATGCTGGTGTACCGATTACCAAGCCGGTGAGTGGTGCAGCCATGGGCTTGATTAAGGAAGGCGATGAAATTCGCATCCTCACCGACATCCAAGGCATTGAAGACTTCCTCGGCGATATGGACTTTAAGGTAGCCGGCACCGATACCGGCATCACCGCCCTGCAGATGGACATGAAAATTACCGGTCTGCCGATCTCGGTGATTGCCGATGCCATCCACCAGGCCAAGCCAGCTCGGATGCACATCCTAGAAAAGATGCTGGCTACCATTGATCAGCCTCGTGCTGAGCTATCGCCCTTTGCGCCCCGATTGCTGACCATCAAGATCGATCCTGACCTGATTGGCTTGGTGATTGGCCCCGGTGGTAAAACCATCAAGGGAATCACCGAACAAACCGGTGCCAAGGTAGATATCGAAGACGACGGTACCATCACCATCTCCGCCCTAGAAGGCAGCAATGCTGAACAGGCGCGCGGCATCATTGAAGGCATGACCCGCAAGTTATCGGCGGGCGATGTCTATGTGGGTCGCGTGACGCGGATTATCCCCATTGGCGCATTTGTGGAAATCCTGCCCGGCAAAGAAGGCATGATCCACATTTCC
This genomic window contains:
- a CDS encoding polyribonucleotide nucleotidyltransferase — encoded protein: IASDGKALGKAFKSLTKTLMRRQIVDDKVRVDGRKLDEVRPIQCRTGLLPSRVHGSGLFQRGLTQVMSIVTLGTPGDAQEMDDLHPDGKKRYLHHYNFPPYSVGETRPMRSPGRREIGHGALAERALIPVLPPKEEFPYVIRVVSEVLSSNGSTSMGSVCGSTLGLMDAGVPITKPVSGAAMGLIKEGDEIRILTDIQGIEDFLGDMDFKVAGTDTGITALQMDMKITGLPISVIADAIHQAKPARMHILEKMLATIDQPRAELSPFAPRLLTIKIDPDLIGLVIGPGGKTIKGITEQTGAKVDIEDDGTITISALEGSNAEQARGIIEGMTRKLSAGDVYVGRVTRIIPIGAFVEILPGKEGMIHISQLADYRVGKVEDEVAIGDEVIVKVREIDSRGRINLTRLNIHPDEAAAARAAAD